A part of Paenibacillus sp. 481 genomic DNA contains:
- a CDS encoding PadR family transcriptional regulator, whose translation MKIKKELMKGSTVILILTLLDRKDMYGYEMTKEIELRSEGVFTFKEGTLYPILHTLEVDQLVESYWNEEGGRKRKYYKLTEEGRLQLVDKKQEWKLFRSTVDRVIGEGGL comes from the coding sequence ATGAAAATTAAGAAGGAGTTAATGAAAGGAAGTACGGTTATTCTCATACTGACATTGCTTGATCGAAAGGACATGTATGGGTACGAAATGACGAAGGAAATAGAGCTACGTTCAGAGGGAGTATTCACATTTAAGGAAGGTACATTGTATCCCATTTTACATACTCTTGAGGTCGACCAATTAGTGGAGTCTTATTGGAATGAAGAGGGTGGACGCAAGCGTAAGTACTACAAGTTAACGGAGGAAGGACGGTTACAATTAGTCGATAAGAAGCAGGAATGGAAACTGTTCCGATCGACGGTCGACCGTGTAATTGGGGAGGGTGGATTATGA
- a CDS encoding choice-of-anchor I domain-containing protein, protein MTNKYWILSLTAAYIIASTATLAPAAHAHSDDTKLHQESSAQVVPQVEEDDIQLEVHRKSGFQLAATFAMPSKTAEIISSTPDGNFLLVSEANLGTVSIVSIENLKNIHVVKQVSLKSLSDKAEVTSVAVLPNGKYALAAVRKGDDLLNPNKGAVAVIDIAAGTVVKTYEVGIGPDAVAISKDGLTVVVSIEDEEADPVTNEIDFSRVKRPGSVAILSFPNGDALNGTVTDVAIDLTNAGPTVTYPKDPQPEYADISPDGKLAAVTLQENNAIAIIDLQAKTVQKVFGLGTTKHKADLKNDGVVSFVDDLTARPEPDGIVFSPDGKYVFTANEGDLGKDEFKDGVKSGGRNVMAWDLNGNVVYDSLALVDRANAKLGLYPDDRSPNRGSEVENLTVGEFGDKQILAVASERGNTVLFFDITRPTKPKLLSVVPAGGKAPEGIHKVNKRSLFVSADEKSGTLSFYSLKD, encoded by the coding sequence GGAGGACGACATTCAGCTTGAAGTTCACCGCAAGAGTGGGTTTCAACTAGCAGCCACATTTGCTATGCCAAGCAAGACAGCAGAGATTATTTCCTCCACACCCGATGGCAATTTCCTTCTCGTTTCAGAAGCTAACCTAGGCACTGTCAGCATCGTATCCATTGAGAATTTAAAGAATATTCATGTTGTAAAACAAGTCAGTTTAAAATCCCTTTCAGACAAAGCGGAAGTGACAAGCGTTGCCGTGTTGCCAAACGGTAAGTATGCACTCGCTGCGGTTCGCAAAGGCGATGATCTTCTTAACCCTAACAAAGGTGCTGTCGCTGTAATCGATATCGCGGCTGGTACTGTAGTCAAAACATACGAAGTCGGCATCGGACCCGATGCTGTCGCTATATCCAAAGACGGCTTGACCGTCGTTGTAAGTATCGAGGATGAGGAAGCTGATCCGGTTACGAATGAGATTGATTTTAGCCGCGTAAAGCGCCCTGGCTCGGTAGCCATTTTGTCGTTCCCGAACGGCGATGCCCTTAACGGAACGGTAACGGACGTTGCGATTGACCTGACGAATGCAGGTCCAACGGTTACGTATCCGAAAGATCCGCAGCCAGAATACGCGGACATTAGCCCAGACGGCAAGCTTGCAGCCGTGACGCTGCAAGAGAACAATGCCATTGCGATCATTGACCTGCAAGCCAAGACCGTACAAAAAGTGTTCGGCCTCGGCACTACGAAGCATAAGGCCGACTTGAAAAATGATGGCGTCGTGTCATTTGTTGACGATTTGACGGCACGTCCGGAGCCAGACGGCATCGTGTTTAGCCCCGACGGCAAATATGTGTTTACGGCCAATGAAGGTGACCTTGGCAAGGATGAGTTTAAAGACGGCGTGAAATCAGGTGGCCGCAACGTTATGGCTTGGGACTTGAATGGCAACGTCGTATATGACAGTCTGGCGCTTGTTGACCGTGCGAACGCGAAGCTCGGTTTGTACCCTGACGACCGCAGCCCTAACCGCGGTAGCGAAGTGGAGAATTTAACGGTAGGCGAGTTCGGCGACAAGCAAATTCTAGCCGTAGCCTCGGAGCGCGGAAACACCGTGTTGTTCTTCGATATTACGCGACCAACGAAGCCGAAATTGTTAAGCGTTGTCCCTGCTGGTGGCAAAGCTCCTGAAGGCATTCACAAAGTGAACAAGCGCAGCTTGTTCGTAAGTGCGGATGAGAAGTCGGGAACGTTAAGCTTCTACTCGCTGAAAGATTAA